A DNA window from Drosophila virilis strain 15010-1051.87 chromosome 4, Dvir_AGI_RSII-ME, whole genome shotgun sequence contains the following coding sequences:
- the LOC6635642 gene encoding WD repeat domain-containing protein 83 has protein sequence MPAFLDFNCSKTIDCKQGAVRAVRYNVDGSYCMSCGSDKKIKLWNPASGLLLKTYGGHADEVTDAAGSCDSSYIVSASLDKSIIYWDVSTGTPVRRLRSHAGGVRCVCFNEDSSIAISGGRDNAVMCWDIRTRRLDPVQVMKEARDCITAVLTNEHKIFAASLDGCVRHYDIRVGELTCDKIGQPITYLAQTRDEQCLLAGCQDSALRLLDCESGGLLSEYKGHQADDYHIECGILSNDAHIVAGSCAGDAYVWDLLEAKVLQRIRISDNGGVVHSLATHPKRQELLFARRRDMYVFSTDVQIEEEQL, from the exons atgccGGCTTTTCTCGACTTTAACTGCAGCAAAACCATCGACTGCAAACAGGGAGCTGTGCGTGCGGTGCGTTACAATG TGGATGGCAGTTATTGCATGAGCTGTGGCTCGGACAAAAAGATAAAACTCTGGAATCCAGCCTCGGGCCTGCTGCTGAAGACCTATGGCGGGCATGCGGACGAGGTTACCGATGCGGCCGGCAGCTGTGACAGCAGCTACATTGTCTCCGCCAGCCTGGACAAGAGCATCATCTACTGGGATGTCTCCACAG GTACGCCTGTGCGGCGTCTGCGCAGCCATGCCGGCGGCGTGCGTTGCGTGTGCTTTAACGAGGACTCCTCCATAGCGATATCCGGAGGACGTGACAACGCAGTCATGTGCTGGGACATACGCACTCGCCGCCTGGATCCCGTGCAGGTGATGAAGGAGGCACGCGACTGCATCACCGCGGTGCTCACCAACGAGCACAAGATCTTTGCCGCCTCGCTGGACGGCTGTGTGCGCCACTACGACATACGCGTCGGCGAGCTGACCTGCGACAAGATTGGCCAGCCGATCACCTATCTGGCGCAGACGCGCGACGAGCAGTGCCTCCTGGCTGGCTGCCAGGACAGTGCGCTGCGCCTGCTCGACTGCGAGTCCGGCGGGCTGCTGTCCGAGTACAAGGGCCACCAGGCCGACGACTATCACATCGAGTGCGGCATTCTGTCCAACGATGCGCACATTGTCGCCGGCTCCTGTGCCGGCGACGCCTACGTCTGGGATCTGCTCGAAGCGAAGGTCCTGCAGCGCATTCGCATAA GTGACAATGGCGGTGTGGTGCATTCCCTGGCCACGCATCCCAAGCGGCAGGAGCTACTTTTTGCCCGACGCAGGGACATGTATGTCTTCTCAACGGACGTGCAAATTGAGGAGGAGCAGCTCTAG
- the Mnn1 gene encoding menin isoform X2 codes for MLAGGGSDVIMGNSVPFPVVTHELIAGLYKKFQTILSVVEKPKPHRQATREIIKKVSDVIWNSLIRSSYKDRAHLQNLYSYLSGNKLDCFGVALATTAGCQLLGYRDVRLAISEDHAWVVFGQKHVESIEVTWHGKGSEDKRGQDISAGIESGSWLYLGGLAVVCERGMEVAAICVALNISLSANSDCVEVAELQQQLLWLLYDLGHLKRYPMALGLLGELEEIHRTHRSISCEQLFREAIDSARNYYHNHHVYPHIFQGNYYNRLLKYREAFAAWANAADVIRLYTYQCRDDEEIYKELLDIANELIPYVMKTESSGHSARSILRDAEVFANLLRFYDGICQWEEDSLTPILHIGWAKPLVTNITKFDYDIRSQVVIKLPEDLEAEQAAALEAKKAAAAAAAATTAAAAAEATLHLEGNNNNNNNTLAKKDEKSKSELPTTLADLTAACGEKILNPDFLLQGGGQPFADQKQQAAAEQTTSSDLSHNNNNNIKTSSSKEADKEATTTSNGGGSGSNLTHSPSTEAQMQSPSQSQHKEAKLEESSQLELASSKPAAVDDYDPFEIMLKRPVITLYSQKMKGLKDLLLAEKLNTHAISLQVTAQSVASRKVRGGGADSRQPATISATITAIASTEGGAVGGGAGAGNATSAASTDSIAPSRPKRTRRE; via the exons ATGTTAGCAg GTGGCGGCAGTGACGTCATCATGGGCAACAGCGTGCCCTTTCCGGTGGTCACGCACGAGCTGATCGCCGGGCTGTACAAGAAATTCCAGACGATCTTGTCGGTGGTGGAGAAGCCGAAGCCGCATCGCCAGGCAACGCGTGAGATCATCAAGAAGGTGTCCGATGTGATATGGAACTCGCTGATAAGGAGCAGCTACAAGGATCGGGCGCATCTGCAGAACCTCTACAGCTACTTGTCGGGCAACAAGCTGGACTGCTTTGGCGTTGCGCTGGCCACCACCGCCGGCTGTCAGCTGCTCGGCTATCGCGATGTCCGGCTGGCCATATCCGAGGATCACGCCTGGGTGGTGTTCGGGCAGAAGCATGTGGAGAGCATCGAGGTGACCTGGCACGGCAAGGGCAGCGAGGATAAGCGCGGCCAGGACATTAGCGCCGGCATCGAATCCGGCTCCTGGCTCTATCTGGGCGGCCTGGCCGTTGTCTGTGAGCGCGGCATGGAGGTGGCCGCCATCTGTGTCGCCCTCAACATCTCCCTGAGCGCGAACAGCGATTGCGTCGAAGTCGccgagctgcagcagcagctgctctggCTACTGTACGATCTGGGCCATCTGAAGCGCTATCCGATGGCGCTGGGCCTGCTCGGCGAGCTGGAGGAGATCCATCGCACGCATCGCAGCATCAGCTGCGAGCAGCTGTTCCGCGAGGCCATCGATTCCGCGCGCAACTATTACCACAACCATCACGTCTATCCGCACATCTTTCAGGGCAACTACTACAATCGCCTGCTCAAGTATCGCGAGGCGTTCGCCGCCTGGGCTAATGCGGCCGATGTCATCAGGCTGTACACGTATCAGTGCCGCGACGACGAGGAGATCTACAAGGAGCTGCTGGACATTGCCAATGAGCTAATACCCTATGTCATGAAAACGGAAAGCTCCGGCCACTCGGCGCGCAGCATTCTCCGCGACGCGGAGGTCTTTGCCAATCTGTTGCGCTTCTACGACGGCATCTGTCAGTGGGAGGAGGACAGCCTGACGCCCATTCTCCACATCGGCTGGGCCAAGCCGCTCGTCACTAACATTACCAAGTTCGACTACGATATACGCTCCCAGGTGGTCATCAAACTGCCCGAGGATCTGGAGGCCGAACAGGCCGCCGCTTTGGAGGCTAAaaaggcagctgctgcagcagcagcagcaacaactgcagctgcagctgctgaggCAACGCTGCATTTGGagggcaacaataacaacaacaacaacacgctgGCCAAAAAGGATGAG AAATCCAAATCGGAGCTGCCGACAACTCTCGCAGATTTGACGGCCGCCTGTGGCGAGAAGATACTGAATCCAGATTTTTTGCTGCAGGGCGGCGGTCAGCCATTCGCTGACCAAAAGCAACAAGCGGCTGCAGAGCAAACAACGTCCAGCGATCTgtcgcacaacaacaacaacaacattaaaacaagcagcagcaaggaGGCTGACAAGGAggctacaacaacaagcaacggcggcggcagcggcagcaacttgACGCATTCGCCGTCCACCGAGGCGCAGAtgcagtcgccgtcgcagtcgcagcacaAAGAAGCTAAATTGGAGGAAAGCAGCCAGCTGGAGCTGGCGAGCAGCAAGCCGGCCGCTGTCGATGATTACGATCCCTTTGAAATAATGCTGAAACGTCCGGTGATCACGCTGTACAGTCAGAAAATGAAGGGCCTGAAGGATCTGCTGCTCGCCGAGAAGCTCAACACACACGCCATCTCGCTGCAGGTGACCGCCCAGTCGGTGGCATCGCGCAAAGtgcgcggcggcggcgccgaCAGTCGACAGCCGGCGACTATATCCGCTACCATCACAGCGATTGCCTCGACAGAGGGCGGCGCTGTAGGAGGCGGGGCTGGTGCTGGCAATGCGACGAGTGCCGCGTCGACGGATTCGATTGCACCGTCGCGGCCGAAGCGTACCAGACGCGAGTAA
- the Mnn1 gene encoding menin isoform X1: protein MSTVTRSASASPCMALNGIIDASLFPLKSTSDVVNLFRRALTSPIEPDLTLLSIVVGYIELSLTTGEAAQAAQAAQAALGGGSDVIMGNSVPFPVVTHELIAGLYKKFQTILSVVEKPKPHRQATREIIKKVSDVIWNSLIRSSYKDRAHLQNLYSYLSGNKLDCFGVALATTAGCQLLGYRDVRLAISEDHAWVVFGQKHVESIEVTWHGKGSEDKRGQDISAGIESGSWLYLGGLAVVCERGMEVAAICVALNISLSANSDCVEVAELQQQLLWLLYDLGHLKRYPMALGLLGELEEIHRTHRSISCEQLFREAIDSARNYYHNHHVYPHIFQGNYYNRLLKYREAFAAWANAADVIRLYTYQCRDDEEIYKELLDIANELIPYVMKTESSGHSARSILRDAEVFANLLRFYDGICQWEEDSLTPILHIGWAKPLVTNITKFDYDIRSQVVIKLPEDLEAEQAAALEAKKAAAAAAAATTAAAAAEATLHLEGNNNNNNNTLAKKDEKSKSELPTTLADLTAACGEKILNPDFLLQGGGQPFADQKQQAAAEQTTSSDLSHNNNNNIKTSSSKEADKEATTTSNGGGSGSNLTHSPSTEAQMQSPSQSQHKEAKLEESSQLELASSKPAAVDDYDPFEIMLKRPVITLYSQKMKGLKDLLLAEKLNTHAISLQVTAQSVASRKVRGGGADSRQPATISATITAIASTEGGAVGGGAGAGNATSAASTDSIAPSRPKRTRRE from the exons ATGTCAACGGTCACTcgcagcgccagcgccagcccCTGCATGGCCCTCAATGGCATCATCGATGCGAGCCTCTTTCCCCTCAAGTCCACTTCGGATGTGGTCAATCTCTTTCGGCGCGCCCTCACCAGCCCCATTGAGCCGGACCTGACGCTTCTCTCGATTGTCGTCGGCTACATTGAGCTGTCGCTGACCACGGGCGAGGCGGCCCAAGCGGCGCAGGCAGCCCAAGCGGCTCTAG GTGGCGGCAGTGACGTCATCATGGGCAACAGCGTGCCCTTTCCGGTGGTCACGCACGAGCTGATCGCCGGGCTGTACAAGAAATTCCAGACGATCTTGTCGGTGGTGGAGAAGCCGAAGCCGCATCGCCAGGCAACGCGTGAGATCATCAAGAAGGTGTCCGATGTGATATGGAACTCGCTGATAAGGAGCAGCTACAAGGATCGGGCGCATCTGCAGAACCTCTACAGCTACTTGTCGGGCAACAAGCTGGACTGCTTTGGCGTTGCGCTGGCCACCACCGCCGGCTGTCAGCTGCTCGGCTATCGCGATGTCCGGCTGGCCATATCCGAGGATCACGCCTGGGTGGTGTTCGGGCAGAAGCATGTGGAGAGCATCGAGGTGACCTGGCACGGCAAGGGCAGCGAGGATAAGCGCGGCCAGGACATTAGCGCCGGCATCGAATCCGGCTCCTGGCTCTATCTGGGCGGCCTGGCCGTTGTCTGTGAGCGCGGCATGGAGGTGGCCGCCATCTGTGTCGCCCTCAACATCTCCCTGAGCGCGAACAGCGATTGCGTCGAAGTCGccgagctgcagcagcagctgctctggCTACTGTACGATCTGGGCCATCTGAAGCGCTATCCGATGGCGCTGGGCCTGCTCGGCGAGCTGGAGGAGATCCATCGCACGCATCGCAGCATCAGCTGCGAGCAGCTGTTCCGCGAGGCCATCGATTCCGCGCGCAACTATTACCACAACCATCACGTCTATCCGCACATCTTTCAGGGCAACTACTACAATCGCCTGCTCAAGTATCGCGAGGCGTTCGCCGCCTGGGCTAATGCGGCCGATGTCATCAGGCTGTACACGTATCAGTGCCGCGACGACGAGGAGATCTACAAGGAGCTGCTGGACATTGCCAATGAGCTAATACCCTATGTCATGAAAACGGAAAGCTCCGGCCACTCGGCGCGCAGCATTCTCCGCGACGCGGAGGTCTTTGCCAATCTGTTGCGCTTCTACGACGGCATCTGTCAGTGGGAGGAGGACAGCCTGACGCCCATTCTCCACATCGGCTGGGCCAAGCCGCTCGTCACTAACATTACCAAGTTCGACTACGATATACGCTCCCAGGTGGTCATCAAACTGCCCGAGGATCTGGAGGCCGAACAGGCCGCCGCTTTGGAGGCTAAaaaggcagctgctgcagcagcagcagcaacaactgcagctgcagctgctgaggCAACGCTGCATTTGGagggcaacaataacaacaacaacaacacgctgGCCAAAAAGGATGAG AAATCCAAATCGGAGCTGCCGACAACTCTCGCAGATTTGACGGCCGCCTGTGGCGAGAAGATACTGAATCCAGATTTTTTGCTGCAGGGCGGCGGTCAGCCATTCGCTGACCAAAAGCAACAAGCGGCTGCAGAGCAAACAACGTCCAGCGATCTgtcgcacaacaacaacaacaacattaaaacaagcagcagcaaggaGGCTGACAAGGAggctacaacaacaagcaacggcggcggcagcggcagcaacttgACGCATTCGCCGTCCACCGAGGCGCAGAtgcagtcgccgtcgcagtcgcagcacaAAGAAGCTAAATTGGAGGAAAGCAGCCAGCTGGAGCTGGCGAGCAGCAAGCCGGCCGCTGTCGATGATTACGATCCCTTTGAAATAATGCTGAAACGTCCGGTGATCACGCTGTACAGTCAGAAAATGAAGGGCCTGAAGGATCTGCTGCTCGCCGAGAAGCTCAACACACACGCCATCTCGCTGCAGGTGACCGCCCAGTCGGTGGCATCGCGCAAAGtgcgcggcggcggcgccgaCAGTCGACAGCCGGCGACTATATCCGCTACCATCACAGCGATTGCCTCGACAGAGGGCGGCGCTGTAGGAGGCGGGGCTGGTGCTGGCAATGCGACGAGTGCCGCGTCGACGGATTCGATTGCACCGTCGCGGCCGAAGCGTACCAGACGCGAGTAA